In Roseiconus lacunae, the DNA window GGCCAACCGATGGAGTAGCTTTTCGACGTTCGGACCGGCAATTCGAATCTGTTGACTGGTGCCGGCTAAGATGCATTCAATTTCGTTGAGGTTACCCAAGGCTAGCAATCGTCCACCATGGATCAACAGGAATGAATTGGTCACTGCCTCGATTTCATGCAGCACATGACTGGCAAACAACAGACCGCGCCCCTCGGCACGCCATTGTTTCAAGATTGTCGTCATTTCCGAACGACCGATTGGGTCCAAGCCGTTATAGGGTTCATCGAGGATTAGTAATTGTGGTCGATGGGCGATCGCTTGGGCCAACTTGGTTCGTTGCCGCATGCCAAGTGAATACGTCCCCATCGGACGGTTCATCGACTTGGTCATCCCAACCATCTCTAACGCTTCGAGTGCGAGCCGTTTCGATTCGGCACGACTAAATCCATGGAGCCGAACTTGGAATCGAACCCATTCGGCGGCCGAAACGTTGGGATACAGCACATCCGATGCGGGGCAGAGCCCGACATGACGAAGTAAGCTGCGGTTCTTCGTCGGTGCTTTTCCAAAGACTTCGACGGTTCCAATCGTAGGACGGAAATGTCCAATCAACAGGTTGATCAACGTTGTTTTTCCCGACCCGTTGGGGCCGATCAGCCCGTAGGAATCGGTCGGCAACTCGGTAACCAAATCGTTGACACCGATAACGTTCCCGTAAAGTTTGGTCACGTGGTCGAGGCGGATCATGGAGTCAGACACTTAGCCGCCCCTTGATGCGTCGGTGGATTAGAAACAGACCGATGATGGTGATCGCGGTCAGCACGATTGCCGAAGGCCAAACACTTCCCGCCGTCCGGTCGACCCCGAAGATCCATGCCTCGACTTTCCCCAACATGTGAAACGGCGATAAAGGTCTCCAGCGATCTAGGTCAACGCCCATGCTCTCCCAATCGATCGGACCGCGTTGTCGTCGACGCGGCGGACGCTCGGATTGCATTTGCGAGAACGTCAGGAATTGATACGCCACAATTCCCATCACCCACGTGGCGAACCAAGCAAACGTGGCATAGCGGCTTTCTGAGGTGAACGAGGAGTAAAGAATCGCGAGCATCGTGGTCGGAACCAACAGTACGACCGACGCTGCGAAGATCCGAAAGGGGATGTCAATCGTTTCCGCAACAACCGAGAGATCTGGAGACAGCAAGATCCCCAGAACGTAAAGCAGCAACGCCGGCAGTGTCACCACGGCGACTAGGAAGTACCAAATCACCGACGACTTTCCGATGATGTATTGCAGCGGCGTCAGGGGGCGGGAAAAGTACATCAAATACGCCTTGGTGCGCAAGTCATACGAGACCAGCAGAGGCGCGATCATCCCGATTAAAGCCACCATCGCGAACAGTTGTGGGAATCGAAAATAGGTCAAAATCAAAATCGACCACACCTCGTGTCGAGCAGCCTCGTGATCCTGCAAGATCGCATTACCCAGATCGGGACGCCCCAGCGGCTGACTGACGAAGCCGACGATCATTCGCTGTAAGCCTGGCTCGGTTGAAGAGTATTCAAAAGCGAAAATCCCGAATGCCGGAACGAGCACGGGGAGCCAAGCGAGCACCAGCATCAGACGCAGCCAACGTCGCTTCATGATCAGCGAAATGCCACCTCGAGCGACGACAACCGGACGCCATAAATGACGTGTCCGATCTCCGCCCCACGCGCGATACCCTAGCCGATTAAACGCCATCACGGTCCTCTACGATCATCGGTGCTAGGGCGTTCTAGTGCTGCGATAGGGGCAGTTCGATCGTTTCCCAAATCGCCGGCTTCCGCTTTCGCGATCGTTGCTTCCGCGGCGACTTCAATGAAGATCTTCTCCAGCGAATTGACCGCCGGTTCCATTGCTCGAATCGAAGTCTCCGATTGTTCCGCCCACTCCCAAATGAGGTGTGTTTGGTCAGGATTGATTCCGGCAATCTTTAATGTCCGCGATTCTTCGTTCCAAACCGACGCGTTCCCTGCCTCGGACGCCACGCGAACGATGTCATTCGGATCGCCGATGATCGACAAATGCATTGTTGGCTCGATCGGTCGGCTCAACTTTTCAAGCGAATCGGCCATCCGCAGTTGTCCGTTGACCAAGATCACCACGTGGTCACAAACGGCCCGGACGTCCGACAGGATATGCGTCGAAAGGATGATTGATTTCGAATGCTTGGCAGCGAGGTTGCGGATTCGTTTCAGCATCGCCAAACGCTGATCGGGATCCAGCCCCGTCGTCGGTTCGTCCAAGATCAATAGCCTCGGGTCATGAACTAGCGATTGGGCGAATTTCAGTTTTTGTCGCATCCCGGTCGAGTAAGACTCGACCTCTCGGTAGCGTTCTTCGCCGAAGCCGCAAAAATCCATCATTTCATGGCTTCGACGCAATGCTTCTTTGCCCGATAGGCCCGACAATTCGGCCATCAAACGGACGGATTCGATACCGTCCAATCCTGCGATGTAACAATCATCTTCGGGAAGGTAGCCGATGGAATCTCGAATCAGTTGCCCATCGCGCGGCCATTTAAAATCGAGCACGCGTCCGCTACCGGATTGCGTTTTGAGCAGTCCGAGTAAGGCCTTGATCAGGGTGCTTTTGCCTGAACCATTTGGCCCGAGCAGTCCCGTCACCCCCGGCGGAATCTTAAGCGTCACATCACGCAATGCATCGACAGCACCATAGCGTTTGGTGACATGATCGACTTCGATGATATTTTCAGTATCGATGATCATCCGCCGCGTTGTGAATCTTGGATTGATTCGCCGATCGAATACGTCGCACGAATTGACTTCGAGACCCGATGCGTGCGCACCAAGCCGCCGTTTGCCAAATCCAGAGAAGATGTAGGAACGACCGCACCTCGCTAGCCGTTGAAGTACAGATCTTATCCGACGTTTGACGAGGTTTAGAGATTACCCAATCTCAGTGATGTGTGCCTTCTCGAATCAAAACGAATGTTTCAGGGTATGGGTATCTCGCTGGCATCGCATCGATCTTGGTATGACCGAACGCAAAATTTTCCCTGTTCCAATTTTCATTGGCGATGAGCCGTCTGGCGTTCGTGACGGTTCTTTGAAATAGCGGGCGCTAACGCTGGGCTGTCCGAAACTTGCGATTGAGTCACGAAACCTGATTGATCGGATTCGATCGTTAGTTCAACGCGTCGAACGTGTCGTGTGCAAGCCTTTGGCACGCAGTTCTTCGAGATAGTCGTAGCCCTTCCAAGTCAGAACGAGGGGACCTTTGTTGGCGAGTGTTTCGGCACCGAGTTCGACGAATCCAGCGTCGGCAACTAAGAACAAGTGGGTGACCACGTGGTCGCGCTCATAGCCTTCGATTTGAATCGATCCTTTAAAGAGTCTCGCGCCTTTTTCTTCGACAAATTCCAACAGCTTGCGAACCAGGTACATGTCTCGCTTCATGAATTCGACAACCACGCAATGAGAATCGAAGGACCGGAGAGATCGGAATACGTGTTGCCGAATGCAACACCGCCTTGCCTATCGGCATGTTAAAGGATGAAGGTTGGTCGGAACGATCGGATCAGGCAAGGAGTTCGATCTCGATGTCATTGGGATCGCTTGGGCCAAGTTTTCCGATAAGTCGTTTCCTGGCGGAGTTAATGCGTTTTTGGTCTGGGTAGTCACTGCGGGCAACACCAATTGTGGCTGGCAACGGTGCTCGCTTCGGATCAACCCGCACGACCGGTATCGCAGCATCGCCCATCGTCATTGGTCGATACCGCACACCGTTTGAGCTCAATGGAATCTTCACGACCGACGATGAGTGTATCGAAACGGAAGCGTCAATCCTGATTGACGCCGATGCCCTCAGCAATCAATTTTGACCAAGGACGGTCGGATGGATCATTTCTTCCCTTTGGAAGAGCTGTCGAGAATTAGCGATGCCGCCGTGGAAGTGAATCGACGCGATGCGCATAAAGCCGCATTAGCAGGGGGTCTGTTGCCGTTCTCGATTTTCCCGGACGCGCTCTTTGGCAACGGCAAAGCGAACTGTCCACTTCAGACAATTCGGGAAAAACGGTTCGATACGTTGGTCGCAATTCTGGCCGCACAGATCGATGCGTTGTGGTGCGGCCGTCAAGGTGATTGTGCCCGAGCCGTCGCGTGCGATGTTCTTACGTACGCGTCGCATCTGCCGTGGCGGATGCAACAAGGGATGAACGTTGCTCTGCTGTGGCTGGAATATTACAGCGTCAAGCATACCGGGACAAAGCTGTCCAATCATCGACCATCTGACGTCCGCAGGGTTCTTAACCAGGGCGAAACCCGGCGTACATCGCACTCGCCGCCATTGATCTGTTGGGACGACGATCATCTATTGCACATGGCCGCCGCCGGACTTGCCATGGTCGGTCGATTGGTAATTCACTCGCGAACGCCGGCCCGAGAATTAATCGGACTCGGTTGGAGCGAAGAGTGCCAGGACGCCAGTAATTTGGTTTCGATTCCGGCACCGCCACAAGCCGACCTTAACGAGCACTATGACGTCGTGATCATTGGTAGCGGTGCCGGCGGGGCGACAATGGCGGCACGCCTGACCGCAGAAGGTAAAAAAGTCTTGATCGTCGATTACGGCGATTATGTCAGTCCGGATGCGTTGATTCAAAAGCAACGGCGGCCGGATGGCTCGGTGCAACTCTCGCCGCCACGGAGCGACGAGGTGCTCTATCGTCTTTACAAAGACGCCGGCGCACAGATTAGCGGTGGGCTGGGAAAGGTCCACAGCAAGCTCGAATTGATCATGCCAAATCGGCGAAAGCGGATACCCGTTCGTCAAACGATCAATATCTGTCAAGCGAAAGTGTTTGGTGGCGGGCCGTATGTCAATAATGCCATCCACCTTCCGATCAAACGCGAAGTCTACGAGACGAATTGGGCCGGTCGGCAACCTGTCGGTGTCGATTACGATTCACTGTTGGCGATCATGAACACCGTCAACGCCGAATTGGGAGTCAATACAGATGTGACCGATCAGCAAATCAGTGATCGTAGTTTGCGCTTTGCAGAAGGGTGTCGACTCATCGGCGAGCATCCCGAACCGTTGCCCGTATCGATTCGCAAAGACTGCAGCGGGTGCGGAAGCGACAATTCCGTTGACAGTTTCGGACATCATGTCGGTGGCGTGCACCCGTATGCTCCCGATCGACCGAATAGTTATCTCGTTCAAGCGATGAACAATGCCAACCCGGTTCGGGTATCGTATCGAACCGAAGCGACAAACCTGCGATTGGGGCGAAACGAATCTGGCAGTCCGACCGTGACAGGTATCGATGTCGTGCGAAAGGATGAACGCGGTGCCTGTCATCGGGCTACCGTTAGCGCGAATCAATACGTCGTCGCGTCTGGGTTTGGGCCCACGACCAAGTTGCTTGCTCAGGGACTGAGCCGTTCGGGGCTTCGGAATCGGCAGATTGGCAAACGGTTTTCGGCCAACGTGGGTACGGCCGTCTATGCGATGTTTGAGAAGCCGATTTGGCCAGCCGGATCGGCGCGGCCCGAACCCGGGGTGACGCAGTGTTACATCGTCGAGGGGAGGTCGATCGAAGAGAACGGTCGTGTGGTCGAAGAACCGGCGCTTGAAAACTGGTTTCACTTTCCTGGCACGGTAGCGTTAGCGTTGACCGGTTGGTTCCAACACTTTGCCTGCGCGATGCGGAAATTCAATCATTTGTCGATGGCGGGAATTGTCGTTCCGACGAAGGTCCGAGATTGCAATTACATCGACGCTTGTGGCAACGTGCACTTGTCGCTTGATTGCGACGAGTTCGACTTGCTGTTGCGGGGGATGAAACGGATCGCTCGGATCTATTTTGCCGCAGCGACCCCGGATGATCCTGTGACGTTGTATTTACCGACCAAGG includes these proteins:
- a CDS encoding ABC transporter ATP-binding protein, producing the protein MIRLDHVTKLYGNVIGVNDLVTELPTDSYGLIGPNGSGKTTLINLLIGHFRPTIGTVEVFGKAPTKNRSLLRHVGLCPASDVLYPNVSAAEWVRFQVRLHGFSRAESKRLALEALEMVGMTKSMNRPMGTYSLGMRQRTKLAQAIAHRPQLLILDEPYNGLDPIGRSEMTTILKQWRAEGRGLLFASHVLHEIEAVTNSFLLIHGGRLLALGNLNEIECILAGTSQQIRIAGPNVEKLLHRLAGVPWIESLSLTQNPRELKLAVRDSAELYRQLPGWVIADNLEVQTIRSSDGELDALFDSLLRHHRGEAG
- a CDS encoding ABC transporter permease subunit — translated: MAFNRLGYRAWGGDRTRHLWRPVVVARGGISLIMKRRWLRLMLVLAWLPVLVPAFGIFAFEYSSTEPGLQRMIVGFVSQPLGRPDLGNAILQDHEAARHEVWSILILTYFRFPQLFAMVALIGMIAPLLVSYDLRTKAYLMYFSRPLTPLQYIIGKSSVIWYFLVAVVTLPALLLYVLGILLSPDLSVVAETIDIPFRIFAASVVLLVPTTMLAILYSSFTSESRYATFAWFATWVMGIVAYQFLTFSQMQSERPPRRRQRGPIDWESMGVDLDRWRPLSPFHMLGKVEAWIFGVDRTAGSVWPSAIVLTAITIIGLFLIHRRIKGRLSV
- a CDS encoding ABC transporter ATP-binding protein, which codes for MIIDTENIIEVDHVTKRYGAVDALRDVTLKIPPGVTGLLGPNGSGKSTLIKALLGLLKTQSGSGRVLDFKWPRDGQLIRDSIGYLPEDDCYIAGLDGIESVRLMAELSGLSGKEALRRSHEMMDFCGFGEERYREVESYSTGMRQKLKFAQSLVHDPRLLILDEPTTGLDPDQRLAMLKRIRNLAAKHSKSIILSTHILSDVRAVCDHVVILVNGQLRMADSLEKLSRPIEPTMHLSIIGDPNDIVRVASEAGNASVWNEESRTLKIAGINPDQTHLIWEWAEQSETSIRAMEPAVNSLEKIFIEVAAEATIAKAEAGDLGNDRTAPIAALERPSTDDRRGP
- a CDS encoding DUF2513 domain-containing protein — protein: MVVEFMKRDMYLVRKLLEFVEEKGARLFKGSIQIEGYERDHVVTHLFLVADAGFVELGAETLANKGPLVLTWKGYDYLEELRAKGLHTTRSTR
- a CDS encoding GMC family oxidoreductase N-terminal domain-containing protein is translated as MDHFFPLEELSRISDAAVEVNRRDAHKAALAGGLLPFSIFPDALFGNGKANCPLQTIREKRFDTLVAILAAQIDALWCGRQGDCARAVACDVLTYASHLPWRMQQGMNVALLWLEYYSVKHTGTKLSNHRPSDVRRVLNQGETRRTSHSPPLICWDDDHLLHMAAAGLAMVGRLVIHSRTPARELIGLGWSEECQDASNLVSIPAPPQADLNEHYDVVIIGSGAGGATMAARLTAEGKKVLIVDYGDYVSPDALIQKQRRPDGSVQLSPPRSDEVLYRLYKDAGAQISGGLGKVHSKLELIMPNRRKRIPVRQTINICQAKVFGGGPYVNNAIHLPIKREVYETNWAGRQPVGVDYDSLLAIMNTVNAELGVNTDVTDQQISDRSLRFAEGCRLIGEHPEPLPVSIRKDCSGCGSDNSVDSFGHHVGGVHPYAPDRPNSYLVQAMNNANPVRVSYRTEATNLRLGRNESGSPTVTGIDVVRKDERGACHRATVSANQYVVASGFGPTTKLLAQGLSRSGLRNRQIGKRFSANVGTAVYAMFEKPIWPAGSARPEPGVTQCYIVEGRSIEENGRVVEEPALENWFHFPGTVALALTGWFQHFACAMRKFNHLSMAGIVVPTKVRDCNYIDACGNVHLSLDCDEFDLLLRGMKRIARIYFAAATPDDPVTLYLPTKAMLMRNGCPATIRNLDDLDWAIREIRKRGPAFVNLLTTHGQGGTALGDVVDPESFLVKTDGGDVDNLTVADASLFPAGCEINPQLTLKALAKLSAEKVLDRLGLEPSAVPSPSDYPSNAFG